A portion of the Ascaphus truei isolate aAscTru1 chromosome 14, aAscTru1.hap1, whole genome shotgun sequence genome contains these proteins:
- the PCYT1A gene encoding choline-phosphate cytidylyltransferase A — protein MEAQNPTKLNSRKRRKDDAGPNGTTEEEDTVPIKVPRHTLGASEPAPFSDELEIDYSKPYQRVTMEEAKQGTPPERPVRVYADGIFDLFHSGHARALMQAKSLFPNTYLIVGVCSDELTHNLKGFTVMNEAERYDAVQHCRYVDEVARNAPWTLTPEFLEEHRIDFVAHDDIPYCSAESDDVYQHIKDAGMFAPTQRTEGISTSDIITRIVRDYDVYARRNLQRGYTAKELNVSFINEKRYNLQERVDKVKKKVKDVEEKSKEFVQKVEEKSIDLIQKWEEKSREFIGNFLEMFGPEGALKHILKEGKGRMLQAISPKQSPSSSPARERSPSPSFRWPFSGKTSPHASPERHSRRSAGAYDISEDED, from the exons ATGGAGGCCCAAAATCCGACCAAACTCAACTCCCGGAAGAGAAGAAAAGATGACGCTGGACCCAACGGGACAACAGAGGAAGAAGACACTGTGCCCATAAAGGTCCCTCGCCACACGCTG GGCGCGAGTGAGCCGGCCCCGTTCTCCGATGAGCTTGAGATTGATTACAGTAAACCGTACCAGAGGGTGACCATGGAGGAGGCGAAACAGGGGACCCCAC CGGAGCGGCCGGTGAGAGTTTATGCTGATGGAATTTTTGACCTGTTTCACTCTGGGCACGCACGGGCTCTAATGCAAGCCAAGAGCCTCTTCCCCAACACATACCTGATCGTAGGAG TCTGCAGCGACGAGCTGACGCACAATCTGAAGGGCTTCACAGTGATGAACGAGGCGGAGAGATACGACGCGGTCCAGCACTGCCGTTACGTGGACGAGGTGGCGAGGAACGCGCCGTGGACACTCACTCCGGAGTTCCTGGAGGAGCACAGG ATTGATTTCGTGGCCCACGATGATATCCCGTATTGCTCCGCAGAGAGCGACGACGTCTATCAGCACATAAAAGATGCAG GGATGTTTGCACCCACCCAAAGGACGGAAGGAATCTCCACCTCTGACATCATCACCAGGATCGTGCGAGATTATGATGTGTACGCGCGTCGCAACCTACAGCGAGGGTACACTGCCAAGGAGCTCAACGTCAGCTTCATCAAT GAGAAGCGCTACAACCTGCAGGAGCGCGTTGACAAGGTGAAGAAGAAGGTGAAGGACGTGGAGGAGAAGTCCAAAGAGTTTGTGCAGAAGGTGGAGGAGAAAAGCATCGATCTGATCCAGAAGTGGGAGGAGAAATCGCGAGAGTTCATCGGGAACTTCCTGGAGATGTTTGGCCCGGAGGGCGCCTTG AAGCACATACTGAAAGAAGGCAAAGGGAGAATGCTTCAGGCCATCAGCCCAAAGCAAAGTCCCAGCAGCAGCCCGGCTCGTGAGCGGTCCCCCTCCCCATCGTTCCGCTGGCCCTTCTCTGGCAAGACCTCTCCCCATGCCTCCCCCGAAAGGCACTCTCGGCGCTCGGCCGGCGCTTACGATATCAGCGAGGATGAGGACTAA
- the DYNLT2B gene encoding dynein light chain Tctex-type protein 2B: MGDITSESSGNSYSLRPNFQHKFKTATVKECIRSVLKEELANKQYVPEEVPHLTRFLSETIKDKLKDMGFDRYKMVVQVVIGEQRGEGVKMAARCFWDADTDTYAEDVFMNEYLFCVVAAFGCFYY; encoded by the exons ATGGGGGACATCACGTCCGAGAGCTCCGGGAACTCCTACAGCCTccggcccaacttccagcacaa GTTTAAAACAGCAACAGTAAAGGAATGTATCCGATCCGTGCTGAAGGAAGAACTCGCAAACAAACAGTACGTACCTGAAGAGGTGCCACATCTCACACGGTTTCTGTCAGAGACAATAAAGGATAAACTCAAAG ATATGGGATTTGACCGGTACAAAATGGTTGTGCAAGTTGTGATTGGTgaacagagaggggaaggagtgAA AATGGCTGCTCGATGTTTCTGGGACGCTGACACCGATACCTACGCTGAAGATGTTTTCATGAAT GAATATCTGTTTTGTGTTGTTGCTGCCTTTGGCTGTTTCTACTATTAG